A single genomic interval of Silene latifolia isolate original U9 population unplaced genomic scaffold, ASM4854445v1 scaffold_457, whole genome shotgun sequence harbors:
- the LOC141639585 gene encoding uncharacterized protein LOC141639585, whose amino-acid sequence MVKDGEEGPKTWEDGHNELKLEMAQMAYVLKNIASMLKAKEKKKESDTPSESEEEDEQPKRKSKNKNDDDRGLKLDIPDFDGEMDPEKFLDWVRQAERVFEYKEYDDKKQFKVAILKLTKYASLWYENLKKQRRKEGKDKIESWIKLKKHLMRRFLPRDYEQDNYLKLQSLEQGSMTVTEYIKEFEKMSIVCDLEEKEELRVARFIKGLTPAIAKRVEIQNYEGFNDVCRLAWKFEKHDKAQKPHAYSKGQSSGTNSYSSRSSKAKEIPKEEPKDKGKGVAEPKGSSLRQEETVQGNVETDGEGLVYDLDPLSDEECLVLRNLHMETGSPRMNNGSKSSILGARPWQFDRKVEHDGRANVYSVMKGNVRYNLKPMSPNKIKESKTKKGSMFMEAREVEEALARGERTYVLMVRELGSVVECDASGVGIGAVLIQEKRPIAYFSEKLNGARLNYSTYDKEFYAIVRALDHWSHYLRPKPFILHSDHEALKHIHGQQKLNQRHAKWTGSSNIVADALSRRHSLLIELDARILGFEHIKELYKSDPEFSKEIIDPTGLYTARDGYLFKGNRLCIPNGSIRELLVREAHGGAILWTLWS is encoded by the exons ATGGTTAAAGACGGTGAAGAAGGTCCGAAAACATGGGAAGATGGTCATAACGAGCTGAAGTTGGAGATGGCTCAGATGGCTTATGTGTTAAAAAATATAGCAAGCATGTTGAAggctaaagagaagaaaaaagaatCGGACACTCCATCCGAATCTGAAGAAGAGGACGAGCAGccaaagaggaagtcaaaaaataagaacgatgatgatcgagGTTTAAAACTCGATATTCCTGACTTTGATGGCGAGATGGATCCGGAAAAATTTCTGGATTGGGTAAGACAAGCTGAAAGGGTTTTCGAGTATAAAGAATACGATGACaagaagcaatttaaagttgcaatcttgaagctTACAAAGTATGCATCTTTATGGTACGAAAATCTGAAAAAACAAAGGAGAAAGGAAGGCAAGGACAAGATCGAATCTTGGATCAAATTAAAGAAGCACTTGATGAGACGATTCCTGCCAAGGGATTATGAACAAGATAACTACTTAAAGCTCCAATCTTTAGAGCAAGGAAGCATGACGGTGACTGAATACATCAAAGAATTCGAGAAGATGTCGATTGTATGCGATCTTGAGGAGAAAGAAGAGCTAAGGGTGGCGAGATTCATCAAGGGCCTAACACCCGCAATTGCTAAAAGAGTCGAGATCCAGAATTATGAAGGTTTTAATGATGTGTGTCGATTAGCATGGAAGTTCGAGAAACATGATAAGGCACAAAAACCTCATGCTTATTCCAAGGGACAAAGTTCGGGAACGAATTCATATTCCAGCCGCTCTAGCAAGGCTAAAGAAATCCCGAAAGAAGAACCCAAGGACAAAGGAAAGGGTGTTGCCGAGCCAAAGGGGAGTTCTTTGAGAC AGGAAGAAACAGTCCAAGGGAATGTTGAAACTGATGGTGAAGGATTAGTCTatgatttggatccgttgagtgaCGAGGAGTGTTTAGTGCTGCGTAATTTGCATATGGAAACGGGTTCACCGAGAATGAACAACGGGAGCAAATCTTCCATACTCGGTGCAAG GCCTTGGCAATTCGATAGAAAGGTTGAACATGACGGGAGAGCCAATGTGTATAGCGTGATGAAGGGTAATGTGAGATATAATCTGAAACCTATGTCACCTAACAAGATTAAAGAGTCTAAAACAAAGAAGGGGAGTATGTTTATGGAGGCTCGGGAGGTTGAGGAAGCTTTAGCTCGTGGAGAACGAACTTATGTGCTGATGGTTCGTGAATTAGGGTCCGTTG tcgagtgtgatgcaAGTGGTGTTGGAATTGGTGCCGTGTTAATACAAGAAAAGAGGCCTATTGCATATTTCAGCGAGAAATTAAACGGTGCAAGGTTGAACTATTCAACTTATGACAAGGAGTTTTATGCAATCGTGAGAGCATTGgatcattggagtcattatctgcGTCCAAAGCCGTTTATTTTACATTCTGATCACGAGGCTCTTAAACACATCCATGGACAGCAAAAGTTAAATcaaagacatgccaaatgg acGGGAAGTTCTAATATCGTGGCTGATGCATTATCAAGAAGGCATTCATTGTTGATTGAGTTGGATGCAAGGATTCTTGGTTTCGAACATATCAAGGAACTGTACAAGTCTGATCCAGAATTTTCAAAGGAAATCATTGATCCAACAGGTTTGTATACTGCTCGTGATGGCTATCTCTTCAAGGGTAATCGGCTATGCATTCCGAATGGGTCGATTAGGGAGTTGTTGGTACGAGAAGCTCATGGCGGAGCTATTCTTTGGACACTTTGGAGTTAA